A window of the Pantoea sp. Lij88 genome harbors these coding sequences:
- a CDS encoding AAA family ATPase — MANDDKQVMKVAQRSERMLLSLTDQIQAQKQELHENTYYQVYAKAALAKLPKLTRASVDYAVNEMEESGYQFDKRAAGSSVKYAMSIQNIIDIYHHRGVPKYRDRHSDAYTIFVGNLKGGVSKTVSTVSLAHALRAHPHLLFEDLRILVIDLDPQSSATMFLNHERSVGLVEATAAQAMLQNVSRDELVNEFIVPSIIPGVDVLPASIDDAFIASSWDQLCAEHLPQQNVHAVLYDNVIAKLKKDYDFIFIDSGPHLDAFLKNAIAASDLLMTPVPPAQVDFHSTLKYLTRLPELIAIIEDSGATCRLQGNIGFMSKLSNKADHKLCHSLAKEIFGGDMLDAALPRLDGFERCGESFDTVISANPATYVGSSEALKNARSAAEDFAKAVFDRIEFIRLN, encoded by the coding sequence ATGGCTAACGATGACAAGCAGGTGATGAAAGTTGCACAGCGTTCAGAACGCATGCTGCTGAGCCTCACCGACCAGATTCAGGCGCAAAAGCAGGAACTGCATGAAAATACGTATTATCAGGTCTATGCCAAAGCGGCGTTAGCTAAGTTGCCCAAACTGACCCGAGCCAGTGTGGATTATGCCGTTAATGAGATGGAAGAGAGCGGTTATCAGTTTGATAAACGTGCCGCCGGTTCTTCTGTCAAATATGCTATGTCGATTCAGAACATTATCGATATTTATCATCATCGTGGCGTACCGAAATATCGCGATCGCCACAGCGATGCGTACACTATTTTTGTCGGTAATCTTAAGGGCGGTGTTTCCAAAACGGTTTCTACCGTGTCATTGGCCCATGCACTGCGTGCGCATCCTCATCTGCTGTTTGAAGATCTGCGCATTCTGGTCATTGACCTCGATCCGCAGTCGTCGGCAACCATGTTTTTGAATCACGAGCGCTCAGTAGGGCTTGTTGAAGCGACCGCGGCGCAAGCGATGCTGCAGAATGTCTCCCGTGATGAGCTGGTAAACGAATTTATTGTTCCATCAATTATTCCGGGTGTGGATGTACTGCCTGCCTCAATTGATGATGCCTTTATTGCCTCAAGCTGGGACCAGCTTTGCGCTGAGCATCTGCCGCAACAGAATGTCCATGCCGTGTTGTACGACAACGTCATTGCCAAACTGAAAAAAGATTATGACTTTATCTTTATCGACAGCGGCCCGCATCTGGATGCCTTTCTCAAGAATGCGATTGCCGCTTCAGACCTGCTGATGACCCCGGTGCCTCCGGCTCAGGTCGATTTCCACTCGACGCTGAAGTACCTGACGCGCCTGCCGGAACTGATTGCGATTATCGAAGACTCCGGCGCAACCTGTCGCCTGCAGGGCAACATCGGTTTCATGTCCAAACTCTCCAATAAAGCTGACCACAAACTCTGCCATAGCCTGGCGAAAGAGATTTTTGGCGGTGACATGCTGGATGCTGCCCTTCCCCGCCTTGATGGTTTCGAACGTTGCGGCGAATCCTTTGATACGGTTATCTCCGCTAATCCTGCGACTTACGTCGGCAGCAGCGAAGCGCTGAAAAATGCGCGATCCGCCGCAGAGGATTTTGCAAAAGCCGTCTTCGACCGTATCGAATTTATTCGCCTGAACTGA